From Pseudomonas sp. stari2, a single genomic window includes:
- a CDS encoding MBOAT family protein produces MVFSSNVFLFLFLPIFLGLYYLSGQRYRNLLLLIASYVFYAWWRVDFLALFAGVTLWNYWIGLKVGAAGVRTKPAQRWLLLGVAVDLCILGYFKYANFGVDSINAIMTSFGLEPFILTHVLLPIGISFYIFESISYIIDVYRGDTPATRNLIDFAAFVAIFPHLIAGPVLRFRDLADQFNNRTHTLDKFSEGCTRFMQGFIKKVFIADTLAVVADHCFALQNPTTGDAWLGALAYTAQLYFDFSGYSDMAIGLGLMMGFRFMENFKQPYISQSITEFWRRWHISLSTWLRDYLYITLGGNRKGTLMTYRNLFLTMLLGGLWHGANITYIVWGAWHGMWLAIEKMLGLNTSPRSLNPIRWALTFLLVVMGWVIFRAENLHVAGRMYGAMFSFGDWSLSELNQASLTGLQVATLVVAYVTLAFFGLRDLYTNQPPVKTKPAVNIESDGPAGAQPGLIKAAPGENPASIHEPGYTVGVDAQVQPAYWTADWSRYVMRGLILLLFIASILKLSAQSFSPFLYFQF; encoded by the coding sequence ATGGTATTTTCATCCAACGTGTTCCTGTTTCTGTTCTTGCCGATCTTTCTCGGCTTGTACTACCTGAGCGGGCAACGCTATCGCAACCTGCTGCTGCTGATCGCCAGCTACGTGTTCTACGCGTGGTGGCGGGTGGACTTCCTGGCGCTGTTCGCCGGTGTCACGCTGTGGAACTACTGGATCGGCCTGAAAGTCGGCGCCGCCGGCGTGCGCACCAAACCGGCCCAGCGCTGGCTGCTGCTCGGCGTGGCGGTGGACCTGTGCATCCTCGGCTACTTCAAGTACGCCAACTTCGGCGTGGACAGCATCAACGCGATCATGACCTCGTTCGGTCTCGAGCCGTTCATCCTGACCCACGTGCTGTTGCCGATCGGGATCTCGTTCTACATCTTCGAGTCAATCAGCTACATCATCGACGTCTACCGTGGCGACACCCCGGCCACCCGCAACCTGATCGACTTCGCAGCGTTCGTGGCGATCTTCCCGCACCTGATCGCCGGTCCCGTGCTGCGTTTCCGTGACCTGGCAGACCAGTTCAACAACCGCACCCACACCCTCGACAAATTCTCCGAGGGCTGCACGCGGTTCATGCAGGGTTTCATCAAAAAGGTCTTCATCGCCGACACCCTTGCCGTGGTCGCCGACCATTGCTTCGCCCTGCAAAACCCGACCACGGGCGATGCCTGGCTCGGCGCGTTGGCCTACACCGCGCAGCTGTATTTCGACTTCTCCGGTTACAGCGACATGGCCATCGGCCTGGGCCTGATGATGGGTTTCCGCTTCATGGAAAACTTCAAGCAGCCGTACATCAGCCAGTCGATCACCGAGTTCTGGCGCCGCTGGCACATCAGCTTGTCGACCTGGCTGCGTGACTATCTCTACATCACCCTCGGCGGCAATCGCAAAGGTACGCTGATGACCTATCGCAACCTGTTCCTGACCATGCTGCTCGGTGGTCTGTGGCACGGCGCGAACATCACCTACATCGTCTGGGGTGCGTGGCACGGCATGTGGCTGGCGATCGAGAAAATGCTCGGTCTCAACACTTCGCCGCGCAGCCTCAACCCGATCCGCTGGGCGCTGACTTTCCTGCTGGTGGTCATGGGCTGGGTGATCTTCCGCGCAGAAAACCTGCACGTTGCCGGTCGCATGTACGGCGCCATGTTCAGCTTCGGCGACTGGTCGCTGTCGGAACTCAACCAGGCCAGCCTCACCGGTCTGCAAGTCGCAACTCTGGTGGTGGCTTACGTGACGCTGGCGTTCTTCGGCCTGCGTGATCTGTACACCAACCAGCCTCCGGTAAAGACCAAACCTGCGGTCAACATCGAAAGCGACGGCCCTGCCGGTGCGCAACCGGGCCTGATCAAGGCAGCGCCTGGCGAAAACCCGGCGAGCATCCACGAGCCTGGCTACACCGTCGGCGTCGACGCCCAGGTGCAACCGGCGTACTGGACGGCGGACTGGTCGCGCTACGTGATGCGCGGGCTGATCCTGCTGCTGTTCATCGCCTCGATTCTCAAACTCTCGGCGCAAAGCTTCTCGCCGTTCCTTTACTTCCAGTTCTGA
- a CDS encoding alginate O-acetyltransferase, with amino-acid sequence MTRSLRIFYIALFLVTLLVLGLWSVRSFFGFSTNADATVLNGRWTKAVETHYDDEFPIKRLGTNLWAALDFKLFNEGRPGVVLGRDQWLYSDEEFNPIVNEELNLQGNYALVEGVRQTLKEKGVKLVMAIVPAKVRLYPEHLGEVKPASIHANLYQDFHARVAADKILAPDLLGPLQKAKQNGQQVFLRTDTHWTPEGAEIAANTLAKTIADKFPLSGEPQRFVTTPTEKVTHKGDLRLFLPLDPLFENLMPAKEPLQKRNTVAATEQSAGDDALFANSEVPVALIGTSYSANPNWNFVGALKQALHSDVVNYAEDGHGPILPMLSYLKSDDFKNSPPQVLIWEFPERYLPVNNEIGDADPQWVAELKQAGARQQNVAINTKSETPDRAQN; translated from the coding sequence ATGACCCGCTCATTACGCATCTTCTATATCGCGCTGTTTCTGGTGACCCTGCTGGTGCTTGGTCTGTGGTCGGTGCGCAGCTTCTTCGGCTTCAGCACCAACGCCGATGCGACGGTGCTCAACGGCCGCTGGACCAAAGCCGTGGAAACCCACTACGACGATGAATTCCCGATCAAGCGCCTGGGCACCAATCTTTGGGCCGCGCTGGATTTCAAACTGTTCAACGAAGGTCGTCCGGGCGTGGTGCTCGGTCGCGATCAGTGGTTGTACAGCGATGAGGAATTCAACCCGATCGTCAACGAAGAGCTGAACCTTCAAGGCAACTATGCGCTGGTCGAAGGCGTGCGCCAGACCCTGAAAGAGAAAGGCGTGAAACTGGTGATGGCGATCGTCCCGGCCAAGGTCCGCCTGTACCCGGAACACTTGGGTGAAGTGAAACCGGCGAGCATCCACGCCAACCTGTATCAGGACTTCCATGCCCGTGTCGCGGCGGACAAGATCCTCGCCCCCGACCTGCTCGGTCCGCTGCAAAAAGCCAAGCAGAACGGTCAGCAAGTGTTCTTGCGCACGGACACCCACTGGACCCCGGAAGGTGCGGAAATCGCCGCCAACACCCTGGCCAAGACCATCGCCGACAAGTTCCCGCTCAGCGGCGAGCCGCAGCGCTTCGTCACTACCCCGACGGAGAAGGTCACGCACAAGGGCGACCTGCGTCTGTTCCTGCCGCTGGATCCGCTGTTCGAAAACCTGATGCCGGCCAAGGAGCCGCTGCAAAAGCGCAACACCGTGGCCGCCACCGAGCAATCTGCCGGTGACGACGCACTGTTCGCCAACAGCGAAGTGCCGGTCGCGCTGATCGGCACTAGCTACAGCGCCAACCCCAACTGGAACTTCGTCGGTGCGCTCAAGCAAGCGCTGCACAGCGACGTCGTCAACTACGCCGAAGACGGCCACGGCCCGATCCTGCCGATGCTCAGCTACCTGAAAAGCGATGACTTCAAGAACAGCCCGCCACAGGTGCTGATCTGGGAGTTTCCTGAACGATATCTGCCTGTGAACAACGAAATCGGCGACGCCGACCCGCAGTGGGTCGCAGAGCTTAAACAAGCCGGCGCGCGCCAACAAAACGTAGCAATAAACACTAAATCCGAGACGCCCGATCGGGCGCAAAACTGA
- a CDS encoding alginate export family protein yields MKLNPFVKAGIGLSFALIWSCPTLAAITETKNFGLEVKITGQSEDDRDLGTAPGGDVNGVGLDLRPWIYGESGAWSAYAMGQAVTSTDIIETDTLQQSDGTETTDSGDRKTKKNYLAMREFWVGYSGLTPYPGEILKFGRQRLRNDDGQWRDTNIEALNWTFDTTLLRANAGVAERFSEYRTDLKELAPKDKDRLHAYADAAYQWTPGNWVGIRGHHTHDNGKLDYAEPGVPRDTLDKTQNGDISWLGLTADSDAYNWRNTNTVNYWGSITGMSGDRDTVNPLNADGSRPAQAKRSEDINGWATDIGVRLRLDPQWQVGAAYARASADYQQNGLESNRSNYTGTRSRVHRFGEAFRGEMNNMQTATLFGSWMLNDQYDASLIYHKFWRVDGNKPVGSNGINAVENNTDDVTGAILSSTSLPLQDGNKDLGQEMDLVVTKYFKQGLLPAALSQSIDEPSALVRLRGGVFKPGDAYGSQVDSYMHRAFIDVIWRF; encoded by the coding sequence ATGAAGTTGAATCCATTCGTGAAGGCCGGCATTGGCCTTTCGTTCGCGCTGATCTGGTCTTGCCCGACACTGGCCGCGATCACTGAAACCAAGAACTTCGGCCTCGAAGTGAAAATCACCGGCCAGTCCGAAGACGACCGCGATCTCGGCACCGCGCCCGGCGGCGACGTCAACGGTGTCGGCCTCGACCTGCGTCCGTGGATCTACGGCGAAAGCGGCGCGTGGAGCGCCTACGCCATGGGCCAGGCCGTGACCTCGACCGACATCATCGAGACCGACACCCTGCAACAGTCCGACGGTACCGAAACCACCGACAGCGGTGATCGCAAGACCAAGAAGAACTACCTGGCGATGCGTGAGTTCTGGGTCGGCTACAGCGGCCTGACGCCTTACCCCGGCGAAATCCTCAAGTTCGGTCGCCAGCGCCTGCGCAACGACGACGGCCAGTGGCGCGACACCAATATCGAAGCGCTGAACTGGACCTTCGACACCACCCTGCTGCGCGCCAACGCCGGTGTCGCCGAACGTTTCAGCGAATACCGCACCGACCTGAAAGAGCTGGCGCCGAAAGACAAGGATCGCCTGCATGCTTACGCCGATGCGGCGTATCAGTGGACACCGGGCAACTGGGTTGGCATTCGCGGCCATCACACCCACGATAACGGCAAACTCGATTACGCCGAACCGGGCGTGCCCCGCGACACCCTCGACAAAACCCAGAACGGCGACATCAGCTGGCTCGGCCTGACCGCCGACAGCGACGCCTACAACTGGCGCAACACCAACACCGTCAACTATTGGGGCAGCATCACCGGCATGAGCGGCGACCGCGACACGGTCAACCCGCTGAACGCCGATGGCAGCCGTCCGGCACAAGCCAAACGCAGCGAAGACATCAACGGCTGGGCCACCGACATCGGCGTGCGCCTGCGCCTCGATCCGCAATGGCAAGTCGGTGCGGCTTATGCCCGCGCCAGCGCCGATTACCAACAGAACGGCCTGGAAAGCAACCGCTCGAACTACACCGGTACGCGCTCGCGGGTTCACCGTTTCGGTGAAGCGTTCCGTGGCGAAATGAACAACATGCAGACCGCCACTTTGTTCGGTTCCTGGATGCTCAACGACCAGTACGACGCCAGCCTGATCTACCACAAGTTCTGGCGCGTGGACGGCAACAAACCGGTGGGCAGCAACGGCATCAACGCTGTGGAAAACAACACCGACGACGTGACCGGCGCAATCCTCTCCAGCACCTCGCTGCCCCTGCAGGACGGCAACAAGGATCTGGGCCAGGAAATGGATCTGGTGGTCACCAAGTACTTCAAGCAAGGCCTGCTACCGGCGGCGTTGAGCCAGTCGATCGACGAGCCTTCGGCGCTGGTGCGTTTGCGTGGCGGCGTGTTCAAGCCGGGTGACGCCTATGGCAGCCAGGTCGACTCGTACATGCACCGCGCGTTCATCGACGTGATCTGGCGCTTCTGA
- the algG gene encoding mannuronan 5-epimerase AlgG — protein MNNPRKGSLSLLAGAMLLASTGAFATVEPAASQPGKPVTIAKELQQAKTYTVSSAPTEALELAKPKLPDLSGFTAEAAAAKIVRSKPGKISVRRMMQEDALKDFIGGDNKMAEWVVRQHGIPQAIFVDDGYMNLKELAQKLPKQYFSETSPGVYLAKLPIVVGRKGILEIDGQTQELRLSQEAGSFLVNDGQLFVRDTKVTGWREKDNGPATFRSPKEFRPFLLAWGGTETYIVNSKMASFGYANSKSYGVSISQYTPNMAKVLKRPEPTGWIVGSEFSDMWYGFYCYETRDFVVKGNTYKDNIVYGIDPHDRSHGLIIAENTVHGTKKKHGIIISREVNDSFIFNNKSFDNHLSGLVIDRNSVNNIVAYNEIYKNHTDGITLYESADNLLWGNKVISNKRHGIRIRNSVNIRLYENIAMANGLTGVYGHIKDLTDTDRDIKLDPFDAQVSLIVVGGELAANGSGPMAIDSPLSVELYRVSMLAPTKSSGISFNGVLGDRQDEILDLLVRQQKAVLIDPVERQTEMRD, from the coding sequence ATGAACAACCCAAGGAAAGGCTCGCTCAGCCTGTTGGCCGGCGCAATGTTGCTGGCCTCGACTGGCGCCTTCGCCACGGTCGAACCGGCGGCCTCTCAGCCAGGCAAGCCGGTCACCATCGCCAAGGAGCTGCAACAGGCCAAGACCTACACCGTCAGCAGCGCACCAACTGAAGCGCTGGAGCTGGCCAAGCCGAAACTGCCCGACCTCTCCGGCTTCACCGCCGAGGCCGCTGCCGCGAAAATCGTGCGCAGCAAACCGGGCAAGATCAGCGTGCGCCGGATGATGCAGGAAGACGCCCTGAAGGACTTCATCGGCGGCGACAACAAGATGGCCGAATGGGTGGTGCGTCAGCACGGCATCCCGCAGGCGATCTTCGTCGACGACGGTTACATGAACCTGAAGGAGCTGGCGCAGAAACTGCCCAAGCAGTACTTCAGCGAAACCTCGCCGGGCGTATACCTGGCCAAGTTGCCAATCGTCGTGGGCCGCAAAGGCATCCTCGAAATCGACGGCCAGACCCAGGAATTGCGCCTGTCCCAGGAGGCCGGTTCGTTCCTGGTCAACGACGGCCAGTTGTTCGTGCGTGACACCAAGGTCACCGGCTGGCGCGAGAAGGACAACGGTCCGGCGACCTTCCGTTCGCCGAAGGAATTCCGCCCGTTCCTGCTGGCCTGGGGCGGCACCGAGACCTACATCGTCAACAGCAAGATGGCCAGCTTCGGCTACGCCAACAGTAAGTCCTACGGCGTGAGTATTTCCCAGTACACACCGAACATGGCCAAGGTGCTCAAGCGTCCCGAGCCGACCGGCTGGATCGTCGGTTCCGAGTTCTCGGACATGTGGTACGGCTTCTACTGCTACGAGACCCGCGACTTCGTGGTCAAGGGCAACACCTACAAGGACAACATCGTCTACGGTATCGACCCCCACGACCGTTCCCACGGCCTGATCATTGCCGAGAACACCGTCCACGGGACGAAGAAGAAGCACGGGATCATCATTTCCCGTGAGGTGAACGACAGCTTCATCTTCAACAACAAGAGCTTCGACAACCACCTCTCCGGGCTGGTGATCGACCGTAACAGCGTGAACAACATCGTCGCCTACAACGAGATCTACAAGAACCACACCGATGGCATCACGCTCTACGAGTCCGCCGACAACCTGCTGTGGGGCAACAAAGTCATCAGCAACAAGCGCCACGGCATCCGCATTCGTAACAGCGTGAACATCCGCCTTTACGAAAACATCGCCATGGCCAACGGCCTGACCGGCGTCTACGGCCACATCAAGGACCTGACCGACACCGACCGCGACATCAAGCTCGACCCGTTCGACGCCCAGGTTTCGCTGATCGTGGTCGGCGGCGAACTGGCGGCCAACGGCAGCGGCCCGATGGCCATCGACTCGCCGCTGAGCGTCGAGCTGTACCGCGTGTCGATGCTGGCGCCGACCAAATCCAGCGGCATCAGCTTCAACGGCGTCCTTGGTGATCGCCAGGATGAAATTCTCGATCTGCTGGTGCGCCAGCAGAAAGCCGTGCTGATCGACCCCGTCGAACGCCAGACCGAAATGCGGGACTGA
- the algK gene encoding alginate biosynthesis TPR repeat lipoprotein AlgK, producing the protein MPVTSPIRILPVPLTLAMAIALAGCAGLPDQRLANEALKRGDTATAAQNYRALADLGYSEAQVGLADIQVDSRDPAQIKQAEATYRAAADVSPRAQARLGRLLVAKPGSTEAEHHEAETLLKKAAANGEGNTLIPLAMLYLQYPHSFPNINAQQQIDQWRKSGYPEAGLAQVLLYRTQGTYDQHLDDVEKICKAALHTTDICYVELATVYQKRAQPDQQAELIKQLQASYSRGSVTAQRVDSVARVLADSTLGKTDEKTAQSLLEPIAPGYPASWVTLAQLLYDFPELGDVDQMMKYLDNGRAADQPRAELLLGKLYYEGKLVPADAKVAEEHFQKAVGREVAADYYLGQIYRRGYLGKVYPQKALDHLLTAARNGQNSADFAIAQLFSQGKGTRPDPLNAYVFSQLAKAQNTPQADELATTLAAQLPPERLAEAQRLLQQEQASRGALNQNTLQLHALQEEDGEEKL; encoded by the coding sequence ATGCCCGTGACGAGCCCTATCAGAATCCTGCCGGTTCCGCTGACCCTGGCCATGGCAATTGCCCTGGCCGGTTGCGCCGGCCTGCCCGACCAACGTCTGGCCAACGAAGCGCTGAAGCGCGGTGACACCGCGACCGCCGCGCAGAACTACCGTGCGCTGGCCGATCTGGGTTACAGCGAAGCTCAGGTTGGTCTCGCCGACATCCAGGTCGACAGTCGCGACCCTGCGCAGATCAAACAGGCCGAGGCGACCTATCGCGCAGCCGCTGATGTGTCGCCGCGCGCCCAGGCCCGACTCGGTCGTTTGCTGGTGGCCAAGCCCGGCTCCACCGAAGCCGAGCATCACGAAGCCGAAACCCTGCTGAAGAAAGCCGCCGCCAATGGCGAAGGCAATACGTTGATCCCGCTGGCGATGCTGTACCTGCAATACCCGCACAGTTTCCCGAACATCAACGCCCAGCAGCAGATCGATCAGTGGCGCAAATCCGGTTACCCGGAAGCGGGTCTGGCGCAGGTGCTGCTGTATCGCACCCAGGGCACTTACGACCAGCATCTGGATGACGTGGAAAAGATCTGCAAGGCCGCGTTGCACACCACCGACATCTGCTACGTCGAACTGGCCACGGTCTATCAGAAACGTGCCCAACCGGACCAGCAGGCCGAGCTGATCAAGCAACTGCAGGCCAGTTACAGCCGTGGCAGCGTCACGGCCCAGCGCGTGGACTCCGTTGCCCGTGTGCTCGCCGATTCGACCCTCGGCAAGACCGACGAAAAGACTGCGCAATCGCTGCTCGAACCGATCGCTCCGGGCTACCCGGCCTCGTGGGTGACGCTGGCGCAACTGCTCTACGACTTCCCGGAACTGGGCGATGTCGATCAGATGATGAAGTACCTGGACAACGGCCGCGCCGCCGATCAGCCCCGCGCCGAGCTGTTGCTGGGCAAGCTCTACTACGAAGGCAAACTGGTGCCGGCCGACGCGAAAGTCGCCGAGGAGCATTTCCAGAAAGCCGTTGGCCGCGAAGTTGCCGCTGACTACTACCTCGGCCAGATCTACCGCCGCGGCTACCTGGGCAAGGTCTATCCGCAAAAGGCTCTCGACCATCTGCTGACCGCTGCGCGCAACGGCCAGAACAGCGCCGACTTCGCCATCGCCCAGCTGTTTTCCCAAGGCAAGGGCACCCGGCCTGACCCACTCAATGCCTATGTGTTCAGCCAGTTGGCCAAGGCCCAGAACACGCCGCAAGCCGATGAACTGGCGACCACCCTCGCGGCGCAATTGCCGCCCGAGCGCCTGGCCGAAGCCCAGCGCCTGTTGCAACAGGAACAGGCCAGCCGTGGTGCCCTGAATCAGAACACGCTGCAACTGCACGCCCTGCAAGAAGAAGACGGCGAGGAAAAATTATGA
- a CDS encoding mannuronate-specific alginate lyase, whose amino-acid sequence MRNRTIKHLLAPSLLTLAIFAGATQAAAPLRPPQGYFAAVDKFKTGDKSEGCDAMPTPYTGPLQFRSKYEGSDKARATLNVQSEKAFRDTTKDITTLERGTAKRVMQFMRDGRPEQLDCTLNWLVNWARADALMSKDFNHTGKSMRKWALGSMASSYIRLKFSDSHPLAQHQQEAQLIEAWFSKLADQVVSDWDNLPLEKTNNHSYWAAWSVMATSIATNRRDLFDWAVKEYKIGANQIDADGYLPNELKRQQRALAYHNYALPPLAMIASFAQVNGVDLRQENNGALKRLGDRVLAGVKDPDQFEAKNGKKQDMTDLKEDMKFAWLEPFCTLYTCSPDVLEKKHGMQPFKTFRLGGDLTKVYDPSHEKGNKGS is encoded by the coding sequence ATGCGAAACCGAACGATCAAACATCTGCTTGCGCCATCCCTGCTGACCTTGGCGATATTCGCCGGGGCCACTCAGGCCGCCGCGCCACTGCGTCCGCCTCAGGGCTACTTCGCCGCCGTGGATAAATTCAAGACCGGCGACAAGAGCGAAGGCTGCGACGCGATGCCGACGCCGTACACCGGGCCGCTGCAATTTCGCAGCAAATACGAAGGCTCGGACAAGGCCCGCGCGACGCTGAACGTGCAGTCGGAAAAAGCCTTCCGCGACACCACCAAAGACATCACCACCCTGGAGCGCGGCACCGCCAAGCGCGTCATGCAGTTCATGCGCGACGGTCGCCCGGAACAGCTCGATTGCACACTGAACTGGCTGGTTAATTGGGCCCGGGCGGATGCATTGATGTCGAAGGACTTCAACCACACCGGCAAGTCGATGCGCAAATGGGCGCTGGGCAGCATGGCCTCGTCGTACATTCGCCTGAAGTTCTCCGACTCCCATCCGCTGGCCCAGCACCAGCAGGAAGCGCAGTTGATCGAGGCCTGGTTCAGCAAATTGGCCGATCAGGTGGTCAGCGACTGGGACAACCTGCCGCTGGAAAAAACCAACAACCACTCGTACTGGGCCGCCTGGTCGGTAATGGCGACATCCATCGCTACCAACCGCCGCGACCTGTTCGACTGGGCGGTCAAGGAATACAAGATCGGCGCCAATCAGATCGACGCCGACGGCTACCTGCCGAACGAACTCAAGCGCCAGCAACGCGCCCTCGCCTACCACAACTACGCCCTGCCGCCGCTGGCGATGATTGCCAGTTTCGCCCAGGTCAATGGTGTGGATCTGCGTCAGGAAAACAATGGCGCGCTGAAACGCCTGGGTGACCGGGTGCTGGCCGGGGTGAAAGACCCGGATCAGTTCGAAGCAAAGAACGGCAAGAAACAGGACATGACCGATTTGAAAGAGGACATGAAATTCGCCTGGCTTGAGCCGTTCTGCACGCTCTACACCTGTTCGCCGGATGTGCTGGAGAAGAAGCACGGGATGCAGCCGTTCAAGACCTTCCGCCTCGGTGGAGATCTGACCAAGGTCTACGACCCCTCCCATGAGAAGGGCAACAAGGGCAGTTGA
- a CDS encoding alginate O-acetyltransferase — protein MHPHLIKLLSLSALTVGILAASNGARADEVQPPKFTAEPCCSLCPAAHDAKNYTTRYQQNFTTLVQAQGDWLFRTQEDLRTEFNTTPAGYKRLQQLHDAFKAKGVELVIVYQPTRGLVNRNKLNPAEKAAFDYEKALGNYKTMLGRFAQMGYVVPDLSPLTNESLPDTLPAHDFYFRGDQHWTPYGAQRTAKIVAEKVKQIPAFADIPKREFETKRSGRMGKTGTLHNMAGQLCGTSYAIQYMDQFTTEPKGEAGDGDLFGDSGNPQITLVGTSHSGKNYNFAGFLEEAIGADILNVAFPGGGLEGSMLQYLGSDEFQKTPPKILIWEFSPLYRLDQETIYRQMMALLDNGCEGKETQMSASTTLKPGGKQELLVNSKNLNLQNSGHQVDIRFADPSVKKLQATLWYMNGRHEDIKIEKPETSDTDGRFAFELRTDEDWASQNLLAVEVQGPDAGTAPQKVEAKICKRNVFPGAGQQTAQVGQ, from the coding sequence ATGCACCCACACCTGATCAAATTACTCAGCCTGTCGGCCCTGACCGTGGGCATTCTGGCGGCCAGCAATGGCGCCCGCGCAGATGAAGTCCAGCCGCCGAAATTCACGGCCGAACCTTGCTGCAGCCTGTGCCCCGCCGCCCATGACGCAAAGAACTACACCACGCGTTACCAGCAGAACTTCACCACGCTGGTGCAGGCCCAGGGCGACTGGTTGTTCCGGACCCAGGAAGACCTGCGTACCGAGTTCAACACTACCCCGGCCGGCTACAAACGCCTGCAACAGTTGCACGATGCGTTCAAGGCCAAGGGCGTCGAACTGGTGATCGTTTACCAGCCAACCCGTGGCCTGGTGAACCGCAACAAGCTCAACCCGGCGGAAAAAGCCGCGTTCGATTACGAGAAAGCGCTGGGCAACTACAAGACCATGCTCGGCCGGTTCGCGCAGATGGGTTACGTGGTGCCGGATCTGTCGCCGCTGACCAACGAATCGCTGCCCGACACCCTGCCCGCCCACGACTTCTATTTCCGTGGCGACCAGCACTGGACGCCGTACGGTGCGCAGCGCACGGCGAAAATCGTCGCCGAAAAGGTCAAGCAGATTCCGGCCTTCGCCGACATTCCCAAGCGTGAATTCGAGACCAAACGTTCGGGGCGCATGGGCAAGACCGGCACCCTGCACAACATGGCCGGGCAATTGTGCGGTACCAGTTACGCGATCCAGTACATGGACCAGTTCACCACTGAGCCGAAAGGCGAAGCCGGTGACGGCGATCTGTTCGGCGATTCCGGGAATCCGCAGATCACCCTGGTCGGCACTTCGCATAGCGGCAAGAACTACAACTTCGCCGGTTTCCTCGAAGAAGCCATCGGCGCCGACATTCTCAACGTCGCCTTCCCCGGCGGCGGTCTGGAAGGATCGATGTTGCAGTACCTGGGCAGCGACGAATTCCAGAAAACTCCGCCGAAAATTCTCATCTGGGAATTCTCGCCGCTGTATCGCCTCGACCAGGAAACCATCTACCGCCAGATGATGGCGCTGCTGGATAACGGTTGCGAAGGCAAGGAAACCCAGATGTCCGCCAGCACCACGCTCAAGCCCGGCGGCAAACAGGAACTGCTGGTCAACAGCAAGAACCTGAACCTGCAGAACAGCGGCCATCAGGTCGACATCCGCTTCGCCGACCCCTCGGTGAAAAAACTGCAAGCCACCCTCTGGTACATGAACGGTCGCCACGAGGACATCAAGATCGAGAAACCGGAAACCTCCGACACCGACGGTCGTTTCGCCTTTGAGTTGCGCACGGACGAAGACTGGGCCTCGCAGAACCTGCTGGCCGTCGAAGTCCAGGGCCCGGATGCGGGCACCGCGCCACAGAAAGTCGAAGCGAAAATCTGCAAACGCAACGTATTCCCGGGCGCTGGGCAACAAACCGCTCAGGTCGGGCAATGA